In the genome of Pseudorasbora parva isolate DD20220531a chromosome 10, ASM2467924v1, whole genome shotgun sequence, one region contains:
- the ccdc28a gene encoding coiled-coil domain-containing protein 28A — MEEKNKKRKSPKPSSNQPPPPVTARRTTTSTRFGVGMVSHSSQRTKYRRGVRDKPRPQSQASKSNQSGHIQHSFLTDVSDVQEMEKGLLSLLNDFHSGKLQAFGNECSIDQMEHVREMQETLARLHFDLYGEVDELPEDQRKSAYDTNMDKLLLNLEELSSSIQKLNIADSQDVPRTSTI, encoded by the exons ATGGAGGAAAAGAATAAGAAACGTAAAAGCCCAAAACCATCTTCAAACCAGCCTCCTCCTCCAGTCACTGCACGAAGAACGACAACATCCACCAGATTCGGTGTTGGTATGGTCTCGCACTCCAGTCAGAGGACAAAGTATCGCAG GGGAGTGAGAGACAAACCAAGGCCTCAGAGTCAGGCGAGTAAGAGTAACCAGTCAGGCCACATCCAGCACTCGTTTCTCACGGACGTTTCTGATGTTCAAGAGATGGAGAAGGGTCTGCTCAGCCTTCTCAATGACTTCCACTCTGGAAAATTACAAGCCTTTG GCAACGAGTGCTCAATCGATCAGATGGAGCATGTGCGAGAAATGCAGGAAACACTGGCTCGCCTGCATTTTGACCTTTATGGAGAGGTGGATGAGCTGCCAGAAGACCAGCGGAAGTCCGCTTATGACACTAACATGGataaattgttattaaat ctGGAAGAGTTAAGCTCCTCAAT ACAAAAGCTTAACATTGCTGACAGTCAAGATGTCCCAAGAACTTCCACCATATGA